CTTGCCAAATTTTTCCTTGTACTcaaaggaatgtgtgtgtgtgtgtgtgtgtgtgtgtgtgtgtgtgtgtgtgtgtgtgtgtgtgtgtgtgtgtgtagggatgTCAAACTGGTTTTTCTTGCCCTCTAGAGGTACTGTCTATTGGctgacacaaacagagagatcaGGGCCCACACCCGCAATCTGCCCTGTAGCCTCTTGTTCAACTCGATTTCACTTCACATATTAACTCTGATTGCAAAATGTTTGCCACCCTTGCCGGTAATGATGTAAAACATTGTACGCCAatatactgtaaaaaataaactaagaaaCAGTCTTTTGTGGTGTAGGTTCGAGATACTGATCACCAAGTGTTTTGTGTTGCCCATTCTTCCATGtagtttattcatttatttgttgttaaaAGTAGCAGCAATGAGCTCAGTTACTGTATGAATGACATTCCCATGTAATAATTCCCTAGTTGCAATTCCTGTACCACAGAAAGCACCATGGATTATCATTTATGCATTTATGTGTAAGTAGTTTACTATTGTAGTTGGTTGAGTTAGAGCTAATTTAAACAATTTGATATGTTAATCTACATTAGTGCATCATATGTTATAAACGGATCAcatattttgtatgtaaaatcttaGTTTGAAAAGTAAGTAATAACTACAgtagtcaaataaatgtagtggagtaaaaaaaagGTTTCCTTCTGAATACTTGTGAGGTACAAGTATCAAGTAGCAtgaatggaaatactcaaatacaagtacctcaggtacttgaattaaatgtagcTACTATTGTAATTCTAATACTGATAAACATAGTAATTGTAGTAGTCTGGTAATACCGGTTATTAAGTGTTGTAGTAGTATTCCTATTTTTCTGTGGATGTTGTAAGTCTCTCAGTGAATTATTTGCAGTAACAAAGTCCCTGACTAAGGAGCTATTTCTGCTCTTGGTGAGGATGATTGACAGCTGCCTGCCGTGTAGCTCAGTGGATAACGTCATCTCTCAgctgggaggggaggggagagtgCGGGGCGGGGCGGGGCTTCCCGCTCTGCCCTGTTAGGTGTGCTTTAACTTTCACAACAAGCCCGGCGAGTTGGAGCGGCAGCCGTGCCAGGCGAAACTTAAAAGAACCGTCGCGGATTTAGCTGTTTAACTTCAACAAAGTGTCAGGACCGATGAAAATACACAGCTCGCCTTCACTTTGGGGAAAATGCACTGGGAACAATTTTTCCGTTTGACGAATGGAAAGGTGAGCCGCTTTTTGCGCGTGTTAAGGTCGCTTCTGTGACAGAAGATGATTTCTCAAAAAGAGCTAGTTTGGGGCAATTTCTGTGCACTTTTAGTCATTTGTCAGAAATAAACCTTTGTATGGAGGTTTGCCTTCTACCGGAGACGCTGTGGTTTGTGTTGACTGTGGTGCCTGTCATCAATTAGTCATGCTATCGGGCATGCAGGTGAGCAGCCGGTGCTTTGTCTTTACCTGTTATGGAGTGGTAATAATGACGAGCCTTTTCAGAGGCTGAGTGGTAGATGTCTGCTCTAACTCTTTCCCTGGTCCTCCCaggctttttgtttttctgggtggCTTCTGGGCCTCCAAGGTGTGCTGTCAGGTTCAGCTGTTTATTTTGTGTGCATGCTTAGTGATGAGAGGAATATTTCGATTACAATCCCTTTTTGCGCGTTTAGCTCCAGCAGTATCACAGTGTGTGATAGACACATGTTCTTCCCCCGAGGCGCTGAAGGAAATGAATCACATTGGCTCTTGGCTGCCTGTGATTGAAGGTGCTACTAGACTACTAGGTTCATCATCTTTTTCAGATAGAGTTAATATAGTTTTAGGAAAATACAGGAAaaacccaattttttttttaatttttttttttagttttaacaCAAATGCCTTGTTTGACAAAATCCGGTCAGTGTCTGAACTAAACAGACAAATAATTCTTAATCTGTCAAACTGTTGTGAGCAAAAATCTAATATCCTGTCAGTCTTGTCCTATATTGTCGCACCctgaacaaacaaaaacagagatttagagctgcaacaattaatcgattagttgtcaactattaaattaatcggcaactattttaataCTCAATAATTggttcgattattttttttttttattaaaaaagggaaaacctctgattccagcttcttaaatgtgaatctTTTCTGGTTTCTTaactcctttgtgacagtaaactgaatatctttgagttgtggacaggaCAAGAgaacgtcatcttgggctttggaaaacactgatcaacatttttcaccattttctgacattttatagaccaaacaaataatcgattaatcgagaaaaataattgacagattaatcgatattgaaaataattgttagttgttgtCTGTTTTACAAAAGAGACTTGTGGATTCACACTTTGAAACATTTAGTTTTGTATGAATGTGCTGAAAATGttgaaagtcatttttttcccttctactttcttttctttgtaaatgaatgaaaaaacaaTATCTTTCATCTTCCTCTTTAGACAAACTGACCGTGAGTGgctgcagaaatgcagaaccCTCTGTTTTTAGTGCGTGTCAGCAAAACTCTCAATCTGCAACTCACACTTTTTTCAaacccctcctctctcttcttttcaCTGTCAGATTGACCGACTGGAGGTGAGTGGGCTGGGACAAGCACCGCTGGCTgtttcatgtggcacagacagtTCATTCCCTGGAGGTGAGGATGGCACCCCAGACCCTCAGCGCACAAAGCAGGCAATCGCCCAGCTGCAGCAGAAAATCCTTAAACTCACAGAGCAAATTAAGATCGAGCAGACAGCCAGGGATGACAACGTTGCAGAGTACCTCAAACTAGCCAACAATGCTGACAAACAGCAAAGCACACGCATCAAACAGGTAAAATTAGGAGTTGTTGCACTTTACTAAACTATTAATATGTATATATCGATAAGATAAATTAACCTAGGGGActaattgttttatatttttaacaggCTTATGTAATAGGGAGGGAACTCACTAAATAAATTGAAGTGGAGTGTGTTATTGCAGTGTAATGTGTATTCCCCTCACTAATAGAAGCCTGTTTGTGGCTGTCAGGTTTTTGAGAAAAAGAACCAGAAGTCGGCGCAGACCATCCAGCAGCTGCAAAGGAAACTCGAGCACTACCACCGGAAGCTGCGGGAAGTGGAGCATAACGGTATCCCACGCCAGCCCAAGGATGTTCTGCGGGACATGCAGCAGGGCCTGAAGGATGTCGGAGCCAAAGTCACAGGCTTCAGTGAAGGCGTGGTGGACAGCGTGAAGGGaggcctctccagcttctcccagGCCACCCACTCTGCTGCCGGGGCCGTCGTCTCCAAACCTCGTGAGATTGCGTCGCTGATTCGCAACAAATTCGGCAGCGCTGATAACATCCCCTCTCTTAAAGACTCTCTTGACGACCCCTCAGTGGAAGAAGGTGTGACAGGGGCTGGCGGACGTTCACTGGGCAGCGTTGGGCATCACCTCCAGCCCAGTCCCAGGTATGGTAGTGAGGATGACTGCTCTAGTGCTACATCAGGCTCAGCGGGGGCCAACAGCACCACAGGTGCCCCCGGAGGTCCCCCAAGTTCCAAGGGCAACACACTGGAGAGGAGTCAGAGCTCCAGCCTTGACATGCTGCTGCAGGAGATGCAGGAGCTGAGGGAGGGCCAGTCAAGGCTAGAGGAGAACCTTGATGGTTTGAAGAGCCACTATCAGAGAGACTACACAGTTGTTATGCAAGCACTACAAGAGGAACGCTTCAGGTACAGAGAGAAAAGGGAAAATACGATTGCGTGTATCATACATTCCTAAACAGTTTACTGTTTAGCAAAAGAAATCCCCTACAATTCTTACAGTGTGTAATCAGGAAGAACTATTGTTTTTGGAAACATACATCTAAATACAATACTGATCATTCATATCGCTGTGCTGCTGTTGACATATCATGACAGGCGACACTCGCCCTGCTCATGCTCTGAAGAGCTTTTATCATAGCAAGTACACACTGTAGATAAAAACATAACCTGGACCTAGACCTCGTCTTTATACCTGGGCATCAAAGCACATGTGCCATTGTCACATGCATTATGCAGATGTTGAGTGGCAATCTTATTATTTGCTATGAATCCCCCATAACCAGTACTATTACAATGTCTAACTCTGTTGCCTGAACAAGTTGCTCTAGCAATTATGCTGAAATGTACATTCAAATGTTACGAGCTTCATAGGGCTGCACGGTATGACCTGAAATCAAAAtcttgattaattgcacattttacctcaatagcgataattaaaaaaaattgtgattcattttttttttgtcgtcaAAGTTCATTGGCACGGTTTGTACTGTAAATAAGCTCAAATATTGAAGGTGAGATATTTTTTCTAattcaaaagtgctttattttgtgatttttaaaataattgaaggAAACACACAAAGCGGGAACTATTATGGCtatttatttaatgaaaatgtataaaattgaaatgaaagcaCACATCGCTTGAAATGAAAATTTCAGTTTTATAAAAATTATCGAATTTATCAtcatgggaaaaatacgtcgataacagcttcagaatttcgaAGTCGATAAattttcgattaatcgtccagccctagagCTTCGTgttagttttgttgttttgagaCAGCAGTTGAGAATTTCACAAAAGTGACAGACACACCTGCACAGTTCACAAGTGTCCTCTAAGTACAAAGATCCCTGGTGTTATTTCAGCCCTTGTCCCAGCTCTGCATGTCTCGTCTTTAGATTCAGACGTCTCTGTGCAgcttttgttttggtttgtctCTGGGCAGTTGGCCGTAAAAAACACCCTCACATTCCTCCCGAATGTTCTGACAAGAGGGCACAAAGATTAAGAGGGCAGGACAATGGAAAGGAAGGGAGATATAGTGAGTCGCTTACGtagtaaaagaaaaatgagcATTTTTCTCCCTAAAATGTCCATCAGAGTCAAGAGCAGTCTGTGTTTATCCTCTAAGACTAAAATAATAGCGAATAGAACAGAATGACCACTAAGGATCTCTTTTCAGCCCGCCTCTTGGGAGTAATCATTCAAAACCCAGTCATGTTGCTGAATATCTTCTCAGGGACTGAATCCATCTCTTGCCTAACTAAGAAATGCCTAATATTTGACTTtctaaactagggctgcaaataACGACTAATTACATTGTGATCAATGTAGCGCTGAATCAATTAACCTATCAACAGAAAACTAATCAACAACAATTCTGATATCTATGAATTACATACTTTTCTAAGAAAGAATGCAAGAAATGAACTGCTCCTAGTTTTCCCAATGTGAATACTTGTTGGGTTTCATAGTCTTCTATAATATTAATTGAATATCTTTCATGACCTTGGGCTCTAGGAATACGTGATTTAGCCCTTTCtctattttctgacatgttatagaccaaacaaataATCAGTTAATCAAGAATGTTTATATTACGTACCTGAAATATTTAGTATAAATAACtcatacagacatacacagaggcAGTCTAATGTTTATTCTTGTGCTATGTTGTCCATCCAATTGTATGTGCCTGCCAAAATGAACAGCAGTATAGatccctctcctcctgctgGGTACCTCCCATTGGCCACTCTCATACTGCTGACTCTCTGTGATTGGCCAGTTGGATCAGCAGATGAGTAAGCATGCCCTAATCTTGTCAGGGCAAGTCATTAGTTCAGTCAGGTGGCATGTGGTCAGATGCCTTCAGGGTCTGTTTCTACTAATTCCTGCATGTGTTTCTTTAGTCTAAGCTAACTATGCCCCAGACTCTGACACGTGTGTTTGTGGCTTCAGGTGTGAACGTCTGGAGGAGCAGCTGAATGACCTGACAGAACTTCACCAGAATGAGATCCTTAACCTCAAACAGGAGCTGGCCAGCATGGAGGAGAAGATCGCCTACCAGTCCTATGAGAGAGCCAGAGACATACAGGTCTGTCTGCCAGGCTAACATCCACAAGCACACCGCCCATGTCAGAAATAAATTAACGGCTACAAAAATCAGATTAGTCGAAATTACATTTTCCTAGTCTCTTGTTGTACTTAAAATTGGCTGTTTAAAATTCTGTCCGTTGTACAAATGAGCTGTCAGAAAGGAATGATGAGACTTTTAAGAGGATAAAGCAAAGTGTTCAATTAAATGACAAGTTCTGGTCCTCACTTCTGAGCGATGAGTCATTGAAAGCCATTACAGAATACCTAATAAACACACACGAGTAACTGCATCACATTTTATATGAATGCAGCAATGCACTACATTTTTGCACTTACAcatacagatacttgtgttgaTATTATCATTGGCTTATGACATTTTACTAAAGAAATAAGCCACTCAAAATAATTTCATAAAAAGTTATTGAGgttttgtccatatttaataGTTTTTAATTCCAAATGCCCTTGTCAGAAGTCTGTTCTCGAAGTGATGCTTTCGTTCTCATAATGTCACTTAATGCTCTTGTCACTAATCCTTGCTCCCTGGCCCGTCAGCCAATCTTATGCTCTCAACCTCTTAGCAGCACGCGCAACAGCTGCTACTGAATTTAGCCAGGTAGCTTCTGTTAACTAGAGCAACAACAAGGTAATTGTGAACTATCTTCAGAATAGGAGTGACAAAATGACATTTCACAATGAAAATTGTTTGAGTTTTATGATGTCACAATTTCTTATATACGTAGTATTCTGTAAATATTCTTTTCATTATATCATAcagtctttatttattttgccattTAGAGTTCCACACTAAGAGGTCTTTCAATGGAAAGTGCTAAAGAGAGCTCAGCCTCACTTTAAGTAGTTGTAAGCTAATTTGGTCTGCTCAGACTAGACGTCAAGTGTAAGGTAATCACCCCTCAAACAGCTAAAGGCAACATCTCTTTGTCCATTGTCCATGTTGACTGTAAACAGGAAGATGATACATAAAATCCTGTTTGTCTATTAGCTTTTCTGTTTGTTCTTACATTACTTCTGTCCTTTCCTGTTATCTATCATAGcgttgtgtttttttacatgtgTATACCTGCATGAAGTGTATTTACAGTCTAAGTTGCCCATAGGCTGCATTTCTTTTCCTCAGAAGCAGGAGGCAGTAGAggtctattttatatatatatatatatatatatatatatatatatatctatatatatatatatatatatatatatagatatagatatagatatagatatagatatatatatatatatatatatatatatatatagatatatatatatatatatagatatatatatatatatatatatatatatatatatatatatatatatatatatatatagatatatatatagtggtCACTCTGTTAGGGACACCTGTAAAATCTAATGTAATCCAATACAACAGTTCAGCCATAAATTGTACCTTTACAAAGTTAATAATGTTCATTTTGATTGACACTGTCAGAGAGGTGTTAATTTACTGTTCATTATTAAAGTTGTGGATTTCAGTGATGTTGAACTGGATTGCATTATACTGAGAGATGCTTCTAATGTTTTATGCACCCCATATACAAACATGAAAGGGCAAGAAAATTAGAATAACATTTGAATATAATTCAGTCCAGTACAGTAAAGTGGACATTAAGTATATACAGTAGTATCTTGTGGGTTTAGTTCTCTTAACTCCTAGTGACTTTGCTGaggttattttttttccttctgcaTGTCTTCTGCAGGAAGCATTGGAGGCGTGTCAGACCAGGATCTCTAAGATGGagctccagcagcagcaacagcaggtcGTCCAGTTGGAGGGGCTGGAAAATGCCACTGCCCGGACCCTCCTGGGAAAACTTATCAATGTGCTGCTGGCCCTTATGGCTGTCCTTCTGGTCTTTGTCTCAACTGTGGCCAACTGTGTGGTCCCGCTGATGAAGACGCGCTTGCGCACGCTCTccaccctcctcctcatcctcttgCTGGCCTTCTTGTGGAGAAACTGGGACGCTCTCTTGGGGTACACGCACCGTGCTCTACAGCCCCCAGGATGACCAGATTGAAGCCAGCACATGTTGCTTTGGTGACACCAGGTGATGTAACTTTAGCTGCAATCATGCAGGAAGTTTGAAGAACGTGATTGCCGTTAGAAATGGCTGCGTGGCCAGGCACGGAAAATACGGCCGAGCACATACGCACACGGAATCAAGAAAAAGTGGAAGAAACAGAGTAAAAGTTGAGAACACTCATGATTGTTATTTAGGAAGGACAagactgtttacatttttaaaaatgaactATTGTGTTGCTGTCTCTCAGAATGCAGCATTGTACTGTTTTTATCTTTAGAGTTTAATCAAttataatgttattatttctaataatattgttttttttttcaacgttatttTATTCAGTACCATGTAGCATTACACTCTTCTCATTCTACAGGACGGGGAGCTTAGTCAGGAAACTGGGTTGGCGATTTGCTCCAAAGGCCCAGTCCAATTGTTATGAAATGCCAATGTGATAATGTGGTTGATTGCCTTTAGGAAAAGAACTTTTACTTAGCTGTGATTGGTAGATTTGAACcaacaagtacatgtacatgtacaacatGTATTTGAACTTGGATCAAAACCATCCTGGGAGTTCCTTGCTGTGATAGAATTTGTTCATACAGAACATTTTGAAGGACTGACCATGACCTTTGCGTGTCAGATGACTAAAAAATTGTTTTGTGCTTCCTTACCATTTCTAATAGCAAAGATCACATGCTTTtacttgtttccttttttaagTAAAACAAGAACTGTGTTTAATAGTGGGGATTATAActgaaacacaaagacagaatggGCCAGCTTGAGAAGGAAAAGCTACAATGCGCTACTCACCATAGAAAcggcacataaacacacagagaacatcTGGTTATTGTTAAAGCATCTAGCCATACTTGCAACATGTAAACAATGCTGCATATTTTCATTAAGAAACAATACATAGGAGccagttttgtgttttaaaagcAATGACACACAGCCATTGTCCAAGTAAAATCAATTTGCCAGGATAATTGTCTCCCCTCCCGCCATATTTGATGTGATCAGGTCAGGAAAAAGAGACCACTGGTGCTTATCCAGCTCCATCTCAGTTGGAACAGGAATGCTGCTGCTTTATATCTACAGTGCAAGTCGTCTCCACTGCCGTGTTAGTCAAATGCACACTGATATTGTACTCTTCATCAGACTTCCTTATTTTTCTGGCCGTCCGTCTTTTTCTACCAGTACACCATCTTATGGTGCAATCACCCAGTGCCAAACCTTAGTCTACCCAGGGATGCCTGAGCACCCAAAGGGTCCAAGCTGAAAGGAAAGAAAGGGGAGGTTGCTCAGCAGGTCTCGCTTTTATTCAGATACAGTATGCCATGAATGTCTTTCCTGGATGTCAAGGATGTATCTTTTTGCAAGGGAAATCTGTTAGAGAATTCACAATCTGAACATGAACTTGATCTTTAGTGGTGTGTTTCTGCACCTTGCCTCCTTGAGTACAGTTCATTGGCTGGGTTTACAGTCTttattgttctctctctctctctctctctctctctctctctcatcaagTCAAGAGAAGACCTAGTATATTAAATAATTCATTCTGCATTTCATGCTGAGAGGCTGATTTCCTTACAGATAGCGAGATCATTTGAACTGTACAGCTGCACTTTAGCACACGGCTAGATAACATAAGTCAGGCTGAGATTTGAGAAACCTTTGAAAGACACTTTAAAAGTTGTCACTCTTAAGATAGTATGCCTCCGTGGAATAAGAGTTGACTCAGGTCAGGATCACTGTCATCCTTGTCTAAAGATAAAACCCACCGGGaggaatttaatttatttcttgTCAAAACGTCGATGAACTTGATTCTTCTCAAGTTGAACATGCAATTAAAATGGTAGATGTATTCATCTATTTCAATGTTGCTAATGTGAGCATAGTAGACAAGTTGAGAGGgagctgacctttgacctcagcTTGATCTTACAGTAACACCTATGATGTGGGCTTGTGTGCTAAACCACTCCAGTGCCTTCTGATGTCCTTTTCTAAGTGTGGAATAAAATAAAGTGCATTCCTGACTAACTCacaagactttttttaaattaatgtctgtgtgtgtattgttggGGGTGTATGTCTGGGGGGATTAATGACTGCAGGATGAGCTGACTACACACATTTTGTAGTCTGAATCCCCTTTTTAATAGTCCCTTCTTGCAGGTTCCTCATGTAACCACTAGATGGAGATCTTTTGCCTGTGTTGAGTTTGTGTGAATGGTCTTCTATGAGGGAGTTTGGGAGTCTGAACACAATGTGGTGTTGCACCTTATCAGGAAGGAAACAGGTTGGGTGGAAGGCCCCTTTAACCGCAGTCTTAACCGCAGTCTTACTGCCAAAAGTC
The genomic region above belongs to Sander lucioperca isolate FBNREF2018 chromosome 12, SLUC_FBN_1.2, whole genome shotgun sequence and contains:
- the tmcc1a gene encoding transmembrane and coiled-coil domains protein 1 isoform X8; the encoded protein is MHWEQFFRLTNGKIDRLEVSGLGQAPLAVSCGTDSSFPGGEDGTPDPQRTKQAIAQLQQKILKLTEQIKIEQTARDDNVAEYLKLANNADKQQSTRIKQVFEKKNQKSAQTIQQLQRKLEHYHRKLREVEHNGIPRQPKDVLRDMQQGLKDVGAKVTGFSEGVVDSVKGGLSSFSQATHSAAGAVVSKPREIASLIRNKFGSADNIPSLKDSLDDPSVEEGVTGAGGRSLGSVGHHLQPSPRYGSEDDCSSATSGSAGANSTTGAPGGPPSSKGNTLERSQSSSLDMLLQEMQELREGQSRLEENLDGLKSHYQRDYTVVMQALQEERFRCERLEEQLNDLTELHQNEILNLKQELASMEEKIAYQSYERARDIQEALEACQTRISKMELQQQQQQVVQLEGLENATARTLLGKLINVLLALMAVLLVFVSTVANCVVPLMKTRLRTLSTLLLILLLAFLWRNWDALLGYTHRALQPPG
- the tmcc1a gene encoding transmembrane and coiled-coil domains protein 1 isoform X6; the protein is MMRRGTSLQSRRSKGSGSGSGSGDRDPLVRGSPQAPHRRHTHDPQQHIRRPRSSSPAETTPSSPTPGCTGGDVVLSSGYHSTEETDRIDRLEVSGLGQAPLAVSCGTDSSFPGGEDGTPDPQRTKQAIAQLQQKILKLTEQIKIEQTARDDNVAEYLKLANNADKQQSTRIKQVFEKKNQKSAQTIQQLQRKLEHYHRKLREVEHNGIPRQPKDVLRDMQQGLKDVGAKVTGFSEGVVDSVKGGLSSFSQATHSAAGAVVSKPREIASLIRNKFGSADNIPSLKDSLDDPSVEEGVTGAGGRSLGSVGHHLQPSPRYGSEDDCSSATSGSAGANSTTGAPGGPPSSKGNTLERSQSSSLDMLLQEMQELREGQSRLEENLDGLKSHYQRDYTVVMQALQEERFRCERLEEQLNDLTELHQNEILNLKQELASMEEKIAYQSYERARDIQEALEACQTRISKMELQQQQQQVVQLEGLENATARTLLGKLINVLLALMAVLLVFVSTVANCVVPLMKTRLRTLSTLLLILLLAFLWRNWDALLGYTHRALQPPG
- the tmcc1a gene encoding transmembrane and coiled-coil domains protein 1 isoform X1, with amino-acid sequence MRGQQGHMQQGDDSQRESEGVGPILGPGARREAGGSQGPGLKRAPFQSEHPSFSKMSQNARESMGVLGQGLKQLFQQQRKRLSRSNIPSSSSSSSSSVVSAGGSSPSAPEDALGPCCPESDHLSAPVVPSAAGQGSGAVGMMRRGTSLQSRRSKGSGSGSGSGDRDPLVRGSPQAPHRRHTHDPQQHIRRPRSSSPAETTPSSPTPGCTGGDVVLSSGYHSTEETDRIDRLEVSGLGQAPLAVSCGTDSSFPGGEDGTPDPQRTKQAIAQLQQKILKLTEQIKIEQTARDDNVAEYLKLANNADKQQSTRIKQVFEKKNQKSAQTIQQLQRKLEHYHRKLREVEHNGIPRQPKDVLRDMQQGLKDVGAKVTGFSEGVVDSVKGGLSSFSQATHSAAGAVVSKPREIASLIRNKFGSADNIPSLKDSLDDPSVEEGVTGAGGRSLGSVGHHLQPSPRYGSEDDCSSATSGSAGANSTTGAPGGPPSSKGNTLERSQSSSLDMLLQEMQELREGQSRLEENLDGLKSHYQRDYTVVMQALQEERFRCERLEEQLNDLTELHQNEILNLKQELASMEEKIAYQSYERARDIQEALEACQTRISKMELQQQQQQVVQLEGLENATARTLLGKLINVLLALMAVLLVFVSTVANCVVPLMKTRLRTLSTLLLILLLAFLWRNWDALLGYTHRALQPPG
- the tmcc1a gene encoding transmembrane and coiled-coil domains protein 1 isoform X9, which translates into the protein MVQRFSLRRQYSKIDRLEVSGLGQAPLAVSCGTDSSFPGGEDGTPDPQRTKQAIAQLQQKILKLTEQIKIEQTARDDNVAEYLKLANNADKQQSTRIKQVFEKKNQKSAQTIQQLQRKLEHYHRKLREVEHNGIPRQPKDVLRDMQQGLKDVGAKVTGFSEGVVDSVKGGLSSFSQATHSAAGAVVSKPREIASLIRNKFGSADNIPSLKDSLDDPSVEEGVTGAGGRSLGSVGHHLQPSPRYGSEDDCSSATSGSAGANSTTGAPGGPPSSKGNTLERSQSSSLDMLLQEMQELREGQSRLEENLDGLKSHYQRDYTVVMQALQEERFRCERLEEQLNDLTELHQNEILNLKQELASMEEKIAYQSYERARDIQEALEACQTRISKMELQQQQQQVVQLEGLENATARTLLGKLINVLLALMAVLLVFVSTVANCVVPLMKTRLRTLSTLLLILLLAFLWRNWDALLGYTHRALQPPG
- the tmcc1a gene encoding transmembrane and coiled-coil domains protein 1 isoform X2, which encodes MSCRTKDKDVIQKSESHVADSWADVSAGGSSPSAPEDALGPCCPESDHLSAPVVPSAAGQGSGAVGMMRRGTSLQSRRSKGSGSGSGSGDRDPLVRGSPQAPHRRHTHDPQQHIRRPRSSSPAETTPSSPTPGCTGGDVVLSSGYHSTEETDRIDRLEVSGLGQAPLAVSCGTDSSFPGGEDGTPDPQRTKQAIAQLQQKILKLTEQIKIEQTARDDNVAEYLKLANNADKQQSTRIKQVFEKKNQKSAQTIQQLQRKLEHYHRKLREVEHNGIPRQPKDVLRDMQQGLKDVGAKVTGFSEGVVDSVKGGLSSFSQATHSAAGAVVSKPREIASLIRNKFGSADNIPSLKDSLDDPSVEEGVTGAGGRSLGSVGHHLQPSPRYGSEDDCSSATSGSAGANSTTGAPGGPPSSKGNTLERSQSSSLDMLLQEMQELREGQSRLEENLDGLKSHYQRDYTVVMQALQEERFRCERLEEQLNDLTELHQNEILNLKQELASMEEKIAYQSYERARDIQEALEACQTRISKMELQQQQQQVVQLEGLENATARTLLGKLINVLLALMAVLLVFVSTVANCVVPLMKTRLRTLSTLLLILLLAFLWRNWDALLGYTHRALQPPG
- the tmcc1a gene encoding transmembrane and coiled-coil domains protein 1 isoform X4, which gives rise to MSCRTKDKDVIQKSESHVADSWADAGQGSGAVGMMRRGTSLQSRRSKGSGSGSGSGDRDPLVRGSPQAPHRRHTHDPQQHIRRPRSSSPAETTPSSPTPGCTGGDVVLSSGYHSTEETDRIDRLEVSGLGQAPLAVSCGTDSSFPGGEDGTPDPQRTKQAIAQLQQKILKLTEQIKIEQTARDDNVAEYLKLANNADKQQSTRIKQVFEKKNQKSAQTIQQLQRKLEHYHRKLREVEHNGIPRQPKDVLRDMQQGLKDVGAKVTGFSEGVVDSVKGGLSSFSQATHSAAGAVVSKPREIASLIRNKFGSADNIPSLKDSLDDPSVEEGVTGAGGRSLGSVGHHLQPSPRYGSEDDCSSATSGSAGANSTTGAPGGPPSSKGNTLERSQSSSLDMLLQEMQELREGQSRLEENLDGLKSHYQRDYTVVMQALQEERFRCERLEEQLNDLTELHQNEILNLKQELASMEEKIAYQSYERARDIQEALEACQTRISKMELQQQQQQVVQLEGLENATARTLLGKLINVLLALMAVLLVFVSTVANCVVPLMKTRLRTLSTLLLILLLAFLWRNWDALLGYTHRALQPPG
- the tmcc1a gene encoding transmembrane and coiled-coil domains protein 1 isoform X3 — translated: MSCRTKDKDVCVCIYTRVIQKSESHVADSWADAGQGSGAVGMMRRGTSLQSRRSKGSGSGSGSGDRDPLVRGSPQAPHRRHTHDPQQHIRRPRSSSPAETTPSSPTPGCTGGDVVLSSGYHSTEETDRIDRLEVSGLGQAPLAVSCGTDSSFPGGEDGTPDPQRTKQAIAQLQQKILKLTEQIKIEQTARDDNVAEYLKLANNADKQQSTRIKQVFEKKNQKSAQTIQQLQRKLEHYHRKLREVEHNGIPRQPKDVLRDMQQGLKDVGAKVTGFSEGVVDSVKGGLSSFSQATHSAAGAVVSKPREIASLIRNKFGSADNIPSLKDSLDDPSVEEGVTGAGGRSLGSVGHHLQPSPRYGSEDDCSSATSGSAGANSTTGAPGGPPSSKGNTLERSQSSSLDMLLQEMQELREGQSRLEENLDGLKSHYQRDYTVVMQALQEERFRCERLEEQLNDLTELHQNEILNLKQELASMEEKIAYQSYERARDIQEALEACQTRISKMELQQQQQQVVQLEGLENATARTLLGKLINVLLALMAVLLVFVSTVANCVVPLMKTRLRTLSTLLLILLLAFLWRNWDALLGYTHRALQPPG